One window of the Perca flavescens isolate YP-PL-M2 chromosome 5, PFLA_1.0, whole genome shotgun sequence genome contains the following:
- the acacb gene encoding acetyl-CoA carboxylase isoform X1 — protein sequence MLPFAVLGLILWILLLLWRINTKAVAMPVKGEESPSCCGRPAAEEGMPATRSPHPGEHCLSTVPTTSTHNEDNSPQASSASAGLEVETVDTEALQASSEVNSEKPSLRATTQRPSRTKVPMLSSGPKARERLKFILGASEDNSSDEEPRVTKPPSGASQPPTSAPKSSPQQASSAVPQSSSSGMKPSMSGLHLVNKGRKHRKMDLQRDFTVASPAEFVTRFGGNRVIDKVLIANNGIAAVKCMRSIRRWSYEMFRNERTIRFVVMVTPEDLKANAEYIKMADHYVPVPGGSNNNNYANVELIVDIAKRIPVQAVWAGWGHASENPKLPELLDKAGISFLGPSSKAMWALGDKVASAIVAQSADIPTLPWTGSGLSVDWEEDDQFLGNVISVPPEIYTKGCVLDVDDGLAGAERIGYPVVIKASEGGGGKGIRKVESSEDFPSLFRQVQTEVPGSPIFIMQLAQHARHLEVQILADEYGNAISLFGRDCSIQRRHQKIIEEAPATIAAPSTFEQMERCAVRLAKMVGYVSAGTVEYLYSEDGSFHFLELNPRLQVEHPCTEMIGDVNLPAAQLQIAMGIPLYRIKDIRLLYGEAPWGDTVINLETPDCMPCPRGHVIAARITSENPDEGFKPSSGTVQELNFHSSKNVWGYFSVGATGGLHEFADSQFGHCFSWGENREEAISNMVVAMKELSIRGDFRTTVEYLIKLLETESFRNNDIDTGWLDHLIAEKVQAERPDTMLGIVCGALHVADSSFRKSMSDYLHSLERGQVLPAASLLNSVNVELIYEGVKFCLKVARQSPTTYVIMMNGSNIEIDVHRLNDGGLLLSYVGSSHTSYMKEEVDSYRVTVGNKTCVFEKEKDPTVLRSPSAGKLLQYMVEDGGHVIAGETYAEIEVMKMVMTLTLQQSGCVHFVKRPGAVLQPGCVVARIDLDDPSSIHPVELNTAILPPQQPLPIVGEKLHQVFHCVLENLVKVMDGYCLEEPLFSSKLKQWVATLMKTLRDPSLPLLELQEIMTSLASRIPSSVEKDIRKVMAQYASNITSVLCQFPSQRIANILDSHAATLQRKADREVFFMNTQSIVQLVQRYRSGIRGYMKSVVLDLLTRYLQVEMQFQQAHYDKCVINLREQHKPDMNPVLEYIFSHAQVSKKNILVTMLIDQLCGRDPMLADELMAIMNELTQLSKMENSKVALRARQVLIASHLPSYELRHNQVESIFLSAIDMYGHQFCPENLKKLILSETSIFDVLPTFFYHSNQVVCMAALEVYVRRGYIAYELNSIQHHQLQDGTCAVDFQFMLPSSHPNRGSSPTLNRVPMPVSGSSHFQMRRQSSELFLEGALSPPCQRMGAMVAFQCFDDFKRNFDEVLSSFAEPILESAPFSESCSSLFEEENFKNTKENPIHIINVSIKTADAEDDDALVTALTAFAQSKRLVLFEYGIRRITFLIAQKREFPKFFTFRARDGFQEDRIYRNLEPALAFQLELNRMRNFQMTAVPCANHKMHLYLGAARVQEGAEVTDYRFFIRAIIRHSDLITKEASFEYLQNEGERLLLEAMDELEVAFSNTSVRTDCNHIFLNFVPTVIMDPSKIEESVRSMVMRYGSRLWKLRVLQAELKINIRLTPTGNAIPVRLFLTNESGYYLDISLYKEVTNPSSGQTMFESYGDKQGPLHGMLINTPYVTKDLLQSKRFQAQTLGTTYIYDFPEMFRQALFKLWGPGDKSPKDVLMCTELVLDHQGLLVQMNRLPGDNDVGMVAFRMRMKTPEYPEGRDIIVICNDITHMIGSFGPQEDELFLRASELARAEGIPRIYVAANSGARIGLAEEIKHMFQVAWIDPTDPYKGFKYLYLTPQDYTRISSTNAVHCHHVEEGGESRYIITDVIGTEEGLGVENLRGSGTIAGESSQAYEEIITISMVTCRAIGIGAYLVRLGQRVIQVENSHIILTGAGALNKVLGREVYTSNNQLGGIQIMHNNGVTHTTVPDDFEGVFTILQWLSYMPKNKHSPVPVISTTDPVDREIEYSPTKAPYDPRWMLAGRPHPKVRGAWQSGFFDHGSFMEIMESWAQTVVVGRARLGGIPLGVIAVETRTVEFTVPADPANLDSESKVLQQAGQVWFPDSAFKTAQAICDFNRERLPLMVFANWRGFSGGMKDMYDQVLKFGAYIVDALRTFHQPVLVYIPPHAELRGGSWVVIDPTINPLCMELYADRESRGGVLEAEGTVEIKFRRKDLLKTMRRLDSVYASLVEQLASPELSDKQSRELESKLKAREEFLLPIYHQVAVQFVDLHDTPGRMQEKGVITDILDWKKVRTFFYWRLRRLLLEQVVKCEILKATKDLGDGHMQSMLRRWFVETEGTVKAYLWDNNQAVVEWLEKHLTKEDGTRSRIRENIEYLKRENTLKHIRSLVQANPDVAMDCIIHMSQNITPSQRAKLSHLLATMDSPSTS from the exons ATGCTCCCTTTTGCAGTTTTAGGATTAATCCTATGGATATTGTTGCTACTGTGGAGGATTAATACCAAGGCCGTAGCAATGCCCGTGAAAGGAGAGGAATCTCCTTCTTGCTGTGGTCGGCCTGCCGCCGAGGAGGGCATGCCTGCTACACGGTCACCTCATCCGGGCGAACATTGCCTGTCAACAGTCCCTACTACCTCAACACACAATGAGGATAACAGTCCTCAGGCCAGCAGTGCCTCTGCGGGTCTTGAAGTTGAAACCGTGGACACTGAAGCTCTGCAGGCGTCCTCTGAGGTAAACTCAGAAAAGCCATCATTGCGAGCGACCACCCAGAGACCTTCCAGAACTAAAGTGCCAATGCTCAGCTCAGGGCCTAAGGCGAGGGAACGCCTCAAGTTTATTCTCGGAGCATCGGAGGATAATTCTTCAGACGAGGAACCTCGGGTCACCAAACCTCCAAGCGGTGCATCTCAGCCACCAACCTCTGCCCCCAAATCGTCTCCTCAGCAGGCGTCCTCTGCAGTGCCACAGTCCAGCTCCTCAGGCATGAA GCCTAGCATGTCTGGTCTTCACTTGGTGAATAAAGGACGTAAACACAGAAAGATGGATCTACAGAGGGACTTCACCGTGGCCTCTCCTGCTGAGTTTGTCACCCGATTTGGTGGCAACCGCGTCATCGATAAA GTGCTGATTGCTAACAACGGGATAGCTGCTGTCAAATGTATGCGTTCTATCCGTCGCTGGTCCTACGAAATGTTTCGCAATGAAAGGACCATCCGTTTTGTCGTCATGGTTACCCCTGAAGACTTGAAAGCTAATGCAG AATACATTAAAATGGCAGACCATTATGTGCCTGTACCCGGTGggtccaacaacaacaactacgcCAACGTAGAGCTGATAGTGGACATTGCTAAAAGAATCCCAGTGCAG GCTGTGTGGGCTGGTTGGGGTCATGCCTCAGAAAATCCCAAACTGCCTGAGCTGCTGGACAAAGCAGGAATATCATTCTTAG GGCCGTCCAGTAAGGCCATGTGGGCTCTTGGGGATAAAGTAGCTTCTGCTATTGTGGCTCAGAGTGCTGACATTCCCACACTACCATGGACCGGCTCAG GTCTAAGCGTAGACTGGGAAGAGGACGACCAATTCTTGGGCAATGTAATCAGTGTTCCTCCAGAGATCTACACAAAGGGCTGTGTTCTTGATGTAGACGATGGGCTGGCA gGGGCTGAGAGAATTGGTTATCCGGTTGTTATCAAGGCCTCTGAGGGTGGAGGTGGAAAGGGTATCCGCAAAGTAGAAAGTTCTGAGGATTTTCCAAGTCTCTTTAGACAG gttCAAACAGAGGTACCCGGCTCGCCTATCTTCATCATGCAGCTGGCTCAGCATGCCAGACACCTTGAGGTTCAGATATTGGCTGATGAGTATGGAAATGCCATCTCTTTGTTTGGACGAGACTGCTCCATCCAGAGAAGGCATCAGAAGATCATAGAGGAGGCTCCTGCCACCATAGCTGCTCCCTCAACATTCGAGCAAATGGAACGG TGTGCTGTGCGACTGGCCAAGATGGTGGGCTATGTGAGTGCAGGTACTGTGGAATATCTTTACTCTGAAGATGGAAGTTTCCATTTCCTGGAGCTGAATCCTCGCCTCCAGGTGGAACATCCCTGTACAGAGATGATCGGAGATGTAAACCTTCCAGCTGCCCAGCTTcag ATTGCGATGGGCATCCCCCTTTATAGAATTAAGGACATCCGCTTGCTTTATGGAGAAGCTCCGTGGGGCGACACCGTCATTAACCTAGAGACTCCAGACTGCATGCCATGTCCAAGAGGGCACGTCATAGCTGCTCGCATCACCAGTGAGAACCCTGATGAG GGGTTCAAGCCCAGTTCTGGCACAGTGCAGGAGCTGAACTTCCACAGCAGTAAAAACGTCTGGGGTTATTTCAGCGTGGGGGCAACTGGTGGCCTGCATGAATTTGCAGACTCCCAGTTTGGACACTGTTTCTCCTGGGGCGAGAATCGCGAAGAAGCCATTTC GAACATGGTGGTGGCTATGAAGGAGCTTTCCATCAGAGGTGACTTCAGGACCACGGTTGAATACCTCATTAAGTTACTAGAGACAGAAAGCTTCAGAAACAATGACATCGACACGGGCTGGCTGGATCATCTCATTGCGGAGAAAGTGCAG GCGGAGAGACCAGATACCATGCTGGGTATTGTTTGTGGGGCTTTGCATGTTGCTGATTCGAGCTTCCGAAAGAGCATGTCTGACTACCTGCATTCACTGGAAAG AGGCCAAGTACTGCCTGCAGCCAGTCTCCTCAACTCTGTCAATGTGGAATTAATATATGAAGGAGTCAAGTTCTGCCTCAAG GTGGCTCGCCAATCACCAACAACTTATGTCATCATGATGAACGGCTCCAACATTGAGATAGATGTCCACAGGCTGAATGATGGCGGCCTCCTGCTGTCATACGTCGGCAGCAGCCACACCAGCTATATGAAGGAGGAAGTGGACAG CTACCGCGTCACTGTTGGCAACAAGACTTGTGTCTTTGAAAAAGAGAAGGATCCCACGGTGCTGAGGTCGCCCTCTGCTGGTAAACTGCTGCAGTACATGGTCGAAGATGGAGGCCACGTTATTGCAGGAGAGACCTATGCAGAGATTGAG GTGATGAAGATGGTGATGACGTTGACCTTGCAGCAGTCTGGTTGCGTCCACTTTGTCAAGAGACCTGGAGCGGTTCTGCAGCCTGGCTGCGTGGTGGCACGTATAGACCTGGATGACCCCAGCAGTATACATCCA GTGGAGCTCAACACGGCCATACTGCCACCCCAACAACCACTGCCCATTGTTGGGGAAAAGCTTCACCAGGTGTTTCACTGTGTGTTGGAAAACTTGGTTAAAGTCATGGACGGCTACTGCCTTGAAGAGCCCCTCTTCAGCAGCAAG CTGAAACAGTGGGTGGCTACGCTGATGAAGACCTTAAGGGACCCCTCACTGCCGCTGTTGGAACTCCAGGAGATCATGACGAGTCTGGCAAGTCGCATTCCGTCCAGTGTGGAGAAAGATATCCGTAAAGTCATGGCACAGTACGCGAGCAACATCACCTCTGTCCTCTGCCAGTTCCCTAGCCAAAGG ATTGCAAATATTCTAGACAGCCACGCAGCAACCCTACAGAGGAAGGCTGACCGAGAGGTGTTCTTCATGAACACACAGAGCATCGTTCAGCTGGTACAGAG GTACCGAAGTGGAATTCGTGGTTACATGAAGTCTGTGGTTCTCGATCTGCTGACGCGATACCTGCAAGTAGAGATGCAGTTCCAGCAAG CTCACTATGACAAGTGCGTTATCAACCTGAGAGAGCAGCACAAACCTGACATGAATCCTGTGTTGGAGTACATCTTCTCTCATGCCCAGGTCTCCAAGAAGAACATCCTAGTCACAATGCTCATA GACCAACTGTGTGGAAGGGATCCCATGCTGGCAGATGAGCTAATGGCCATTATGAACGAGCTCACGCAGCTCAGCAAGATGGAGAACTCGAAGGTGGCCTTGAGAGCCAGACAG GTCTTGATTGCCTCCCATTTACCATCATACGAACTGAGGCACAACCAGGTGGAGTCCATCTTCCTGTCAGCCATTGACATGTATGGCCACCAGTTTTGTCCAGAAAACCTAAAG AAACTCATTCTCTCCGAAACCTCCATTTTTGATGTTTTGCCCACTTTCTTCTATCACTCCAATCAAGTTGTCTGCATGGCTGCCTTGGAG GTGTATGTGCGCAGAGGTTACATCGCCTATGAGCTGAATAGCATCCAGCATCACCAGCTGCAGGATGGAACTTGCGCTGTAGACTTTCAGTTTATGCTGCCATCATCCCATCCAAACAG agggagcagccctactctGAACAG GGTTCCAATGCCAGTGAGTGGATCAAGCCATTTTCAAATGAGGCGGCAGAGCAGTGAGCTCTTCCTGGAGGGAGCCTTGTCTCCACCTTGCCAGCGCATGGGCGCCATGGTGGCTTTCCAGTGTTTTGACGACTTCAAAAG GAATTTTGATGAAGTTCTCTCAAGCTTTGCGGAACCCATCTTGGAGAGTGCCCCGTTCTCAGAGTCCTGCTCCAGTCTCTTTGAGGAAGAGAACTTCAAG AACACGAAGGAGAACCCAATCCACATCATTAACGTGTCCATAAAAACAGCCGACGCAGAAGATGACGACGCCTTGGTTACAGCCTTAACTGCCTTTGCTCAGTCAAAG AGACTTGTCCTCTTTGAATATGGAATCAGGAGAATCACATTTTTGATTGCACAGAAG CGAGAATTCCCCAAGTTCTTCACTTTCAGAGCTAGAGATGgg TTCCAGGAGGATCGTATTTACCGCAATCTGGAGCCGGCTTTAGCATTTCAGCTGGAGCTCAACCGCATGAGGAACTTTCAAATGACAGCTGTTCCCTGTGCCAACCACAAGATGCACCTGTACCTCGGTGCTGCTCGTGTTCAGGAGGGGGCTGAAGTCACAGACTACCGCTTCTTCATACGAGCTATTATCCGCCACTCAGATCTCATTACAAAG GAAGCCTCCTTTGAATACCTTCAAAATGAAGGAGAACGTCTTTTGTTGGAAGCCATGGATGAGTTGGAGGTGGCCTTCAGTAACACCAGTGTCCGCACAGACTGCAACCACATCTTCCTCAACTTCGTCCCAACTGTCATTATGGACCCCTCTAAA ATAGAGGAGTCTGTTCGCTCCATGGTGATGCGCTACGGCAGCCGTCTTTGGAAGCTGCGGGTCCTGCAGGCTGAGCTGAAGATCAACATCCGTCTGACACCAACTGGGAATGCTATTCCTGTCCGCCTGTTCCTCACTAATGAGTCTGGCTATTACTTGGACATCAGCCTGTACAAGGAAGTCACCAACCCCAGTTCTGGACAG accatgtTCGAGTCATATGGAGATAAGCAGGGTCCTCTGCATGGCATGCTGATCAACACTCCGTATGTGACCAAAGACCTGCTTCAGTCCAAGCGCTTCCAGGCTCAAACTCTGGGGACTACATACATCTATGACTTCCCTGAGATGTTCAGACAG GCACTGTTTAAGCTGTGGGGTCCAGGGGACAAGTCCCCTAAAGATGTGCTGATGTGCACCGAGCTGGTTCTGGACCATCAAGGTCTACTCGTGCAGATGAACCGCCTGCCTGGAGACAACGAT GTGGGAATGGTTGCCTTCAGGATGAGGATGAAGACTCCGGAGTACCCAGAGGGCAGAGATATCATTGTCATCTGCAATGACATCACTCACATGATCGGCTCATTTGGTCCTCAAGAGGATGAGCTGTTCCTCAGGGCGTCTGAGTTGGCTCGGGCCGAGGGCATCCCCCGCATTTACGTCGCAGCAAACAGCGGAGCACGCATCGGCCTCGCGGAAGAGATCAAACACATGTTCCAGGTGGCCTGGATTGACCCCACTGACCCCTACAAG GGTTTCAAGTACCTCTACCTGACACCACAGGACTACACACGGATCAGCTCCACCAACGCTGTTCACTGTCACCAtgtagaggaaggaggagagtcCAG GTACATCATTACTGACGTCATCGGGACGGAAGAAGGTCTCGGGGTTGAGAACCTGCGAGGTTCTGGCACCATTGCTGGAGAATCCTCTCAGGCCTATGAGGAGATTATTACAATCAGTATG GTGACGTGTCGCGCTATTGGAATCGGAGCCTATCTGGTTCGTTTGGGACAGAGAGTGATTCAGGTGGAAAACTCTCACATTATCCTGACTGGAGCAGGTGCTCTTAACAAG GTTTTGGGCAGAGAGGTCTATACTTCCAACAACCAGCTGGGAGGGATCCAGATCATGCATAATAATGGAGTCACACACACCACCGTGCCGGATGACTTTGAAGGCGTCTTCACCATCCTCCAGTGGCTCTCCTATATGCCAAAG AACAAACACTCCCCTGTGCCTGTCATATCAACTACTGATCCggtagacagagagatagaatATAGTCCTACAAAAGCGCCGTACGACCCCCGCTGGATGCTGGCTGGGAGACCTCATCCCA AGGTGAGAGGTGCCTGGCAGAGTGGATTCTTCGACCATGGCTCTTTCATGGAGATCATGGAGTCTTGGGCTCAGACGGTGGTAGTGGGCCGAGCACG gtTAGGAGGAATTCCCCTTGGTGTCATTGCCGTTGAAACACGCACAGTTGAGTTCACTGTCCCAGCAGATCCAGCAAACCTGGATTCAGAATCTAAA GTTCTGCAGCAGGCTGGCCAGGTGTGGTTTCCAGATTCCGCCTTTAAAACAGCTCAGGCGATTTGTGACTTCAACCGGGAACGTCTGCCTCTAATGGTGTTTGCCAACTGGAGGGGCTTCTCTGGTGGAATGAAAG ATATGTATGACCAAGTACTGAAGTTTGGGGCCTACATTGTGGACGCCCTGCGGACTTTTCATCAGCCAGTGCTGGTGTACATCCCTCCACACGCTGAGCTGAGAGGAGGCTCATGGGTGGTGATAGACCCCACCATCAACCCACTGTGTATGGAGCTCTATGCAGACAGGGAGAGCAG AGGTGGTGTGCTGGAGGCTGAGGGTACAGTGGAGATCAAATTCAGGAGAAAGGACCTGCTAAAGACCATGAGAAGACTGGATTCAGTCTATGCTAGTCTGGTTGAGCAGCTTG CTTCCCCAGAGCTGTCTGACAAACAGTCCAGAGAGCTCGAGTCAAAGCTCAAAGCCAGGGAGGAATTCCTGTTGCCCATCTACCACCAGGTGGCAGTGCAGTTCGTAGATCTCCATGATACCCCAGGGAGGATGCAGGAGAAGGGTGTCATCACT GATATTTTGGATTGGAAGAAAGTGCGGACCTTCTTCTACTGGCGTCTGCGCCGGCTCCTGTTGGAGCAGGTGGTGAAGTGTGAGATTCTGAAGGCCACCAAGGACCTTGGCGACGGACACATGCAGTCCATGCTGCGACGCTGGTTTGTTGAAACCGAAGGAACAGTCAAG GCCTACCTGTGGGATAATAACCAAGCAGTAGTTGAGTGGCTTGAGAAGCATTTGACCAAGGAGGATGGCACTCGATCCCGCATCAGAGAGAACATTGAGTACCTGAAAAGAGAAAACACTTTGAAACACATCCGCAG CCTGGTGCAGGCCAACCCTGATGTAGCCATGGACTGCATCATCCACATGAGTCAGAATATCACTCCATCCCAGAGGGCCAAGCTCTCGCATCTGCTGGCAACTATGGACAGCCCCAGCACCAGCTAA